A single window of Aphidius gifuensis isolate YNYX2018 linkage group LG1, ASM1490517v1, whole genome shotgun sequence DNA harbors:
- the LOC122861127 gene encoding uncharacterized MFS-type transporter C09D4.1-like isoform X2: protein MEKKGSIYVKAVECETQPTHQAVETKIYPMRWAVLAIFVFYSASNAAQWIQYSIIPDVVKKHYGVSDLTVDMTSMIYMITYIPFIFPASYFLDKYGLRNAALVGAIGNALGSWIKVFSDAPDKFWLGFLGHTVVAVSQTFILSVPSRLAAVWFGPDQVSSACSIGVFGNQLGVAIGFLFPPMLVPDSDDPEEVRQGFKRMFYIVAGATSIILALIILFFKNEPPLPPSPAQAVQREAEHAEDFFQSIKRLSTNSGYQLLLLSYGINVGIFYAISTHLGRIVSAHFEHSGEDAGRIGLTIVCAGMMGSVLCGIVLDKTRRFKETTLGVYMCSLLGMIIFTSTTSTPTILVYYITAGILGFFMTGYLPVGFEFAAELTYPEPEGTSAGLLNAVTQVFGISITMLWGRIFEWSNDFWANVILCCILAVGAFLTSIIPNDLRRQNAKF from the exons atggagAAAAAAGGATCAATCTACGTTAAAGCGGTCGAATGTGAGACTCAACCAACTCATCag gCAGTGGAgacaaaaatatatccaaTGCGATGGGCTGTACTTGCAATATTTGTCTTCTACAGTGCAAGTAACGCAGCACAATGGATACAATACAGTATCATCCCAGATGTAGTCAAAAAACATTATGGTGTTTCTGATTTGACAGTGGACATGACCAGCATGATATACATGATAACCTACAttccatttatttttccaGCAAGTTATTTTCTTGACAAATAC gGCCTTAGAAATGCAGCACTAGTTGGTGCAATTGGAAATGCCTTGGGATCATGGATCAAAGTATTTTCTGATGCACCTGATAAATTTTGGCTTGGTTTCTTGGGTCATACTGTGGTTGCTGTTAGTCaaacatttatattatcagTACCCTCGAGATTGGCTGCAGTATGGTTTGGACCAGATCAAGTTAGCAGTGCTTGCAGCATTGGAGTATTTGGAAATcaa cttGGCGTAGCtattggatttttatttccaCCAATGTTGGTACCAGACAGTGATGATCCTGAAGAAGTTAGACAAGGCTTTAAACGCATGTTTTACATTGTTGCTGGTGCTACATCAATTATACTGGctctaataattttat TCTTTAAAAATGaaccaccactaccaccaaGTCCAGCACAAGCTGTACAACGAGAAGCTGAACATGCTGAAGATTTTTTCCAATCGATCAAGAGACTTTCAACAAATTCTGGATATCAATTGTTACTTTTGAGTTATGGTATTAAtgttggtattttttatgCCATTAGTACACATCTTGGTAGAATTGTTTCAGCTCATTTTGAG catAGCGGTGAAGATGCTGGTCGTATTGGCTTGACAATTGTTTGTGCTGGTATGATGGGATCAGTTCTTTGTGGAATTGTTCTTGATAAAACACGACGATTCAA aGAAACAACACTTGGTGTTTACATGTGTTCATTGCTTGGAATGATAATATTCACAAGTACAACAAGCACACCAACAATTCTTGTCTATTACATCACTGCTGGTATACTTGG atttttcatGACTGGTTATTTACCAGTTGGTTTTGAATTTGCTGCTGAATTAACATACCCAGAACCTGAGGGAACATCTGCTGGTTTATTAAATGCAGTTACTCAAGTATTTGGTATTTCAATAACAATGCTTTGGGGACGTATATTTGAATGGTCTAATGATTTTTGGGCAAATGTTATACTTTGTTGTATACTTGCTGTTGGTGCTTTTCTAACATCAATAATACCAAATGATTTACGACGACAAAATGCtaaattttaa
- the LOC122861127 gene encoding uncharacterized MFS-type transporter C09D4.1-like isoform X1 produces the protein MSLMPKESSKLIAKSSKNVFIEEEGVKILACEAVETKIYPMRWAVLAIFVFYSASNAAQWIQYSIIPDVVKKHYGVSDLTVDMTSMIYMITYIPFIFPASYFLDKYGLRNAALVGAIGNALGSWIKVFSDAPDKFWLGFLGHTVVAVSQTFILSVPSRLAAVWFGPDQVSSACSIGVFGNQLGVAIGFLFPPMLVPDSDDPEEVRQGFKRMFYIVAGATSIILALIILFFKNEPPLPPSPAQAVQREAEHAEDFFQSIKRLSTNSGYQLLLLSYGINVGIFYAISTHLGRIVSAHFEHSGEDAGRIGLTIVCAGMMGSVLCGIVLDKTRRFKETTLGVYMCSLLGMIIFTSTTSTPTILVYYITAGILGFFMTGYLPVGFEFAAELTYPEPEGTSAGLLNAVTQVFGISITMLWGRIFEWSNDFWANVILCCILAVGAFLTSIIPNDLRRQNAKF, from the exons gCAGTGGAgacaaaaatatatccaaTGCGATGGGCTGTACTTGCAATATTTGTCTTCTACAGTGCAAGTAACGCAGCACAATGGATACAATACAGTATCATCCCAGATGTAGTCAAAAAACATTATGGTGTTTCTGATTTGACAGTGGACATGACCAGCATGATATACATGATAACCTACAttccatttatttttccaGCAAGTTATTTTCTTGACAAATAC gGCCTTAGAAATGCAGCACTAGTTGGTGCAATTGGAAATGCCTTGGGATCATGGATCAAAGTATTTTCTGATGCACCTGATAAATTTTGGCTTGGTTTCTTGGGTCATACTGTGGTTGCTGTTAGTCaaacatttatattatcagTACCCTCGAGATTGGCTGCAGTATGGTTTGGACCAGATCAAGTTAGCAGTGCTTGCAGCATTGGAGTATTTGGAAATcaa cttGGCGTAGCtattggatttttatttccaCCAATGTTGGTACCAGACAGTGATGATCCTGAAGAAGTTAGACAAGGCTTTAAACGCATGTTTTACATTGTTGCTGGTGCTACATCAATTATACTGGctctaataattttat TCTTTAAAAATGaaccaccactaccaccaaGTCCAGCACAAGCTGTACAACGAGAAGCTGAACATGCTGAAGATTTTTTCCAATCGATCAAGAGACTTTCAACAAATTCTGGATATCAATTGTTACTTTTGAGTTATGGTATTAAtgttggtattttttatgCCATTAGTACACATCTTGGTAGAATTGTTTCAGCTCATTTTGAG catAGCGGTGAAGATGCTGGTCGTATTGGCTTGACAATTGTTTGTGCTGGTATGATGGGATCAGTTCTTTGTGGAATTGTTCTTGATAAAACACGACGATTCAA aGAAACAACACTTGGTGTTTACATGTGTTCATTGCTTGGAATGATAATATTCACAAGTACAACAAGCACACCAACAATTCTTGTCTATTACATCACTGCTGGTATACTTGG atttttcatGACTGGTTATTTACCAGTTGGTTTTGAATTTGCTGCTGAATTAACATACCCAGAACCTGAGGGAACATCTGCTGGTTTATTAAATGCAGTTACTCAAGTATTTGGTATTTCAATAACAATGCTTTGGGGACGTATATTTGAATGGTCTAATGATTTTTGGGCAAATGTTATACTTTGTTGTATACTTGCTGTTGGTGCTTTTCTAACATCAATAATACCAAATGATTTACGACGACAAAATGCtaaattttaa